Sequence from the bacterium genome:
GTTTGATATATTTCCCCTCCTGTTTAAAAGGCTGAGTGATACTCTCTTTATAGGCTACCTGTGGCTTGCCCACATTTGCTTCCACTTTGAACTCCCTCAACATGCGATTGACAAGAACCTCCAGATGGAGTTCTCCCATCCCCGAGATTATGGTCTGACCCGTCTCAGGATGAACCTTTATTTTGAAAGTGGGGTCTTCATTCGCCAGGATATTTAAAGTTGTAATCAACTTCTGCTCATCAGTTTTAGTTTTCGGCTCGATAGCCAGGAAAATAACTGGTTCAGGAAAACGTATCGACTCCAGAATTATCGGATGATGCTGAGCACAGAGGGTATCTCCAGTTGCAGTATTCTTAAGCCCCACCACTGCAGCAATATCGCCGGCATATACCATCCCGATATTTTCTCTGCGATTAGCGTGCATTCGCAGAATACGAGTTACTCTCTCCCTTATATCTTTAGTAGCATTGTATAGATAGGAGCTTGCTTTTATTGTCCCCGAATAGACGCGAAGAAAAGTCAATTTTCCCACATAGGAATCAGCCATTATCTTAAACGCTAAAGCACTGAAGTTCTCTTCATCGCTGGGTTCTCTCTTCTCTTCTTTTCCGCTTCGGGGATTAACCCCTGATATAGCCGGTAAATCTTTGGGGGAAGGCAAACAATCGACCACTCCATCTAAAAGCATCTGAACTCCTTTATTCTTCAGCGACGATCCACAGAAGACAGGAATCATCTTAACTGCAATCGTTGCCTTGCGCAGAGCTGTAATTATCTCCTCACTCCTTATCTCCTTACCGTGAACGTATTTATCCAATAAGCTATCATCCGTTTCGGAAAGAGCTTCCAGGAGTTCTTCCCGGTACTTTCTTGCCGAGGGAAGAAATTCCTGTGGAATATCTATCTCCTCATAAGTTACTCCCAAATCCTCTCCCTTATAGAGTCGAGCCTTCATCTGGATCAAATCGATGACTCCTCTAAAACCCTCCTCTTTACCAAGAGGGATTTGCACGGGATAAGCTTTTGCCCCTAACCTTTCCCTCATCCTGTCTACTACCCAGAAGAAGTCACTCCCCACGCGGTCCAGCTTATTGACAAAAGTTATCCGGGGAACACTATATTTATCTGCCTGTCGCCAAACTGTTTCTGACTGGGGCTCAACCCCCTCCACCCCGCAGAAAACCACTATGCATCCATCCAGTACTCTTAAAGACCTCTCAACTTCTACGGTGAAATCAACGTGTCCAGGAGTATCAATAATATTTATCCGGCAATCCCGCCAGTGGCAGGTGATCGCTGCCGAAGTAATGGTAATACCTCTCTCCTGCTCCTGTTCCATCCAGTCCATTGTTGCTGTGCCTTCGTGTACTTCACCCATCTTATAAATCTTCCCGGTATAATATAGGATCCTTTCTGTAGTTGTAGTTTTGCCAGCATCAATATGGGCAACAATTCCTATATTCCTCACTTTTTCTAACGGAAAATCTCTCTTCATAATCACACAAAAACAAAAAAGGGGTCAGATTCATTTTTTCCTAAAAAAAAGAGACCAGGCTACTTTTTTACTGTCCCTTCTTTACCAGCGATAGTGAGCAAAAGCACGGTTGGCTTCAGCCATTTTGTGAAGGTCTACCTTCTTCTTCACTGCCAAACCTTCACTATTTGCAGCGGCAACTATCTCCGCAGCCAGTCTTTCAAACATGGGCTTACCCTTTCGTAGTCTGGCAAACTGGATTATCCAACGCATTGCTAAGTCGACCGAACGTTCCGTATTTACCTCAAGTGGAACCTGATAGGTGGCACCACCAACCCTTCTGGCTTTTACTTCTAAAACAGGTCTCACATTACCTACAGCTTTATTGAATGTGTCCATGGGGGGAAGGTTAAGTTTCTTTCCCGCGCTCTCCAGAGCCTGGTAAACAATTTGTTCGGCTATTCTCTTTTTTCCCTTTAACATTATCCTGTTTGTAAATTTAGTTATAAGCAAACTATTGTAAATATAATCTGTCTCTATTTTTTTTCTTTTTGCTTTTCCTTTTCTTGACAAGACCTCAACCTCCTATTTCCGTTAAAACTGTGACTCCAAAAGACTCTTGAGTAGCACCGCTTGCGGTGCGTTAACGCGAGACAAGTCTCGCTACTCCTTATCTTTTTAAGCTGCTGACGGAGCTACAGTCTTTACTCTTTTTGTACCGTACTTCGAGCGCCCCTTTTTCCTATCGGTTACCCCGGCAGTATCTAAGATGCCTCGCACTATATGGTAACGGACCCCTGGCAGATCCTTTACTCTTCCGCCTCGAATTAAAACTATGGAATGCTCTTGCAAATTGTGCCCTATTCCGGGTATATAAGCAGTCACTTCCATACCGTTACTCAATTTCACCCGTGCCACTTTTCTAAGTGCTGAATTGGGCTTCTTGGGTGTCGTAGTATAAACACGAATACAGACCCCTCTCTTTTGAGAACACCCGTCTAAGGCGGGTGTCTTTGCTTTCTGTTTAATCTTTTTTCTACCTTTTTTTATTAGTTGATTAATTGTAGGCATTTTAATCCCGCGTTTCGCCCCCCTTTTCATCTCAAAGATCGTTTTTTCTGACCTTCCCCCCCCGATTCTATCGGGGGATTTCAATCTCATAAAGCCTTCCTTTCGGAAGGAATCCAGCTCAAGCTTTCAGCATTAGGTTTCCAACTCTTTCTGATAGTTAACTATTCCTGTCCCTGCAGGAATTAATCTTCCTATTATGACATTTTCCTTCAATCCTTGCAAATTATCACTCTCGCCAGAGAGAGCAGCATTTGTCAAAACCCGCGTGGTCTCCTGAAAACTGGCAGCAGAGATAAAGCTCTCACTGGAGAGAGCAGCCTTAGTTATACCTAAAAGAACTGGGCGGTACTGAATGGGCTTTTTATGCTTAGACTTAATCTTTTTATTTTCTTCTATAACTCTCGTTTTCTTAACTGTCTCTCCCACAAGAAAGCTGCTATCCCCACTATCTTCGATGCGAACGTTGGACAGCATTTGCCGTACAATAGCTTCAATGTGTTTATCGTTAATTCTCACTCCCTGCAACCGATACACTTCTTGTATCTCATTAACTAAATATTCTTGTACCTCTTTATCTCCTTTTACCCTGAGAATGTCACGGGGGTTGATGGGGCCGTCGGTTAAAGGAGCCGCCTCCGCTACTCTGTCTCCTTCGTAAACAACCAGATGGCAGTCTGGTGGTATGGGATACTCCTTGGGTTCTCCTATATCAGGGATAACCGTTACTTTAAATGCTCCTTTCTTAGTAGTCCCTAGCTTTACTACGCCACTAATTTCAGAAATAACTGCACTGTTCTTGGGGTTTCTGGCTTCGAATAGATCGGAGATTCTTGGCAACCCACCAGTAATATCACGCGGCTTGTAATCGACCTGGGGAATCTTGCATAAAACATCTCCTTGAGAAACTTCCGCTCCGTTTTCCACCACAATGTGCGTATCCACAGGTAAAAGGTAAGACCCTAATTTTTTTCGACTCTTATCAACTACTTCTATGCGGGGTCTGAGTTTCTCCGAACGGTAGGGAATAATTACTCTTTCCTTTAAACCTGTATTTCGATTTATCTCCTCATGCAGGCTTACGCCATCAATAATATCTTCCAATCTAACCTTGCCGGGAACTTCAGAAATAATCGGCATGGAATAAGGATCCCATTCCACCAGGAGTTCCCCTTTTTTAACTTTCTTATTTTCTTTAACTTTCAACCGCGCACCGTAAGGAACCAATTGATATTGTTCTTTGCTTTGCCTCTTTGAAGATTTAACACTTATCTCACCATTACGACTAACCACAATCAGTTGTTCCTGTTTATTCTTTATTGTACGGATAGTATGATATTTAATTGCTCCATCCTCTTTAGCTACGATCGAGGACTTCTTCACCAGTCCTGTAGCAGTCCCTCCGATATGAAAGGTTCTAAGAGTAAGCTGCGTCCCGGGTTCGCCAATAGATTGTGCTGCCACGACCCCCACAGCTAAGCCAACTTCAGCCAGCTTTCCTGTAGTCAAATCTATACCGTAGCACTTGGAGCAAATGCCTCTCGTAGTCTCACAGGTTAAAACTGAACGGATTCTAATCCGTTCAATATCAGCTTCCTGGATCTTCTTCGCTATCTCGGGAGTGATTATTTCTCCTGTTTCTACAATGACCTCATCAGTTAAAGGATGGGCGACCCTATCAATGCTTATACGCCCTGCAATCCGCTCACTTAAAGATTCAATAAGCTCATCACCCTCTTTTAATTCACTCACGCGAACACCATTCATTGTGCCACAATCTTCCTCATTAATTACAACATTATGGGCAACATCGACGAGTCTCCTGGTAAGGTATCCAGCATCCGCGGTTTTCAAGGCTGTATCGGCTAAGCCCTTGCGTCCCCCGTGTGTGGATATGAAGTATTCCAGAACCGTCAGTCCTTCCCTAAAGTTAGATTCAATGGGAGATTCTATAATTTCTCCCACTTTACCAGTAATTCTCTTTTCCGGCCTGGCCATTAACCCGCGCATACCGGCAAGTTGTCTAATCTGCTGAACAGAGCCCCTTGCTCCAGATTCAGCCATAAGGTATATGGAATTAAACTTAGGAGTCCCTTCCTTAGCCACCTCCAGCCCCTGGTTTTTTAACTCCATAAACATAGTATCCGCTATTTTATTGGTCACGCTGGTCCAGATATCGATAATATTATTATACCTCTCCGCCTCAGTAATTAAACCCTGCCTATAATTTGATTCAATCTTTTTTACCTGAGATCTGGCTGATTCCAATAACTGTTCCTTTATCCGAGGAGTTTTCATATCATCGAGGGAGATGGTAATTCCAGATTTGGTAACATATTTAAAACCTAATGCTTTTACTTCATCGAGCAAAGCCAATGTCCTGTAATTGCCCAGTTGGTGAAAACACCTCTGAATTAAATCTGCCAAGATTTTCTTATCGATTACTGTATTGACAAAGCGAAGTTTCTCGGGGAGAACCTGGTTGAATAGAATTCTGCCCACAGTTGTATAGTCTCTCCACCTATCAGGGTTAATGAAGTCTTCTTTTTCCCAATCGTCCCGTTCTCTAATTTTATTAATTCCTCTCACTTTTATCCGGGCGTGAAGGTCGACTTCACCCTCCTCATGGGCTACGGCAACTTCATCTACACTGGCAAAGATGAATCCCTCTCCTTTTACTCCTTTTTTCTCTTTAGTCAAATAACAGCACCCTAAAACTATGTCCTGTGTTGGCGTTACAATCGATTGTCCATTGGCTGGAGAAAGGATATTATTTGCTGCCGACATAAGCACCTTTGCTTCCATGCAAGCTTCAGCAGATAAGGGCACGTGCACTGCCATTTGGTCACCGTCAAAATCTGCATTGAATGCTGCGCAAACCAAAGGATGTAATTGGATTGCTTTGCCTTCGATCAAAACTGGTTGAAAGGCCTGAATTCCTAACCGATGGAGGGTGGGAGCTCTATTAAGTAGAACAGGATGGTCACGGATCACCTTTTCCAGAATATCGAAAACAACTGGAGTCCGCTTTTCCAG
This genomic interval carries:
- the fusA gene encoding elongation factor G, with the translated sequence MKRDFPLEKVRNIGIVAHIDAGKTTTTERILYYTGKIYKMGEVHEGTATMDWMEQEQERGITITSAAITCHWRDCRINIIDTPGHVDFTVEVERSLRVLDGCIVVFCGVEGVEPQSETVWRQADKYSVPRITFVNKLDRVGSDFFWVVDRMRERLGAKAYPVQIPLGKEEGFRGVIDLIQMKARLYKGEDLGVTYEEIDIPQEFLPSARKYREELLEALSETDDSLLDKYVHGKEIRSEEIITALRKATIAVKMIPVFCGSSLKNKGVQMLLDGVVDCLPSPKDLPAISGVNPRSGKEEKREPSDEENFSALAFKIMADSYVGKLTFLRVYSGTIKASSYLYNATKDIRERVTRILRMHANRRENIGMVYAGDIAAVVGLKNTATGDTLCAQHHPIILESIRFPEPVIFLAIEPKTKTDEQKLITTLNILANEDPTFKIKVHPETGQTIISGMGELHLEVLVNRMLREFKVEANVGKPQVAYKESITQPFKQEGKYIKQTGGHGQYGHVVLKGKPQERGSGIRFIDKVKEGRIPKEYIPSVEKGVREAMEAGVLAGYTVVDLEVTLVDGSFHEVDSSALAFKNAAAIAIHKGMKKASPVLLEPVMKLEVVVPENYLGDVLGDLNIRRTKITKIDRRSQMGIVDGFVPLSEMFGYATSLRSLTQGRATYSMEPSHYDEVSEELAKEIIEGI
- the rpsG gene encoding 30S ribosomal protein S7 → MSRKGKAKRKKIETDYIYNSLLITKFTNRIMLKGKKRIAEQIVYQALESAGKKLNLPPMDTFNKAVGNVRPVLEVKARRVGGATYQVPLEVNTERSVDLAMRWIIQFARLRKGKPMFERLAAEIVAAANSEGLAVKKKVDLHKMAEANRAFAHYRW
- the rpsL gene encoding 30S ribosomal protein S12; the protein is MPTINQLIKKGRKKIKQKAKTPALDGCSQKRGVCIRVYTTTPKKPNSALRKVARVKLSNGMEVTAYIPGIGHNLQEHSIVLIRGGRVKDLPGVRYHIVRGILDTAGVTDRKKGRSKYGTKRVKTVAPSAA
- the rpoC gene encoding DNA-directed RNA polymerase subunit beta', whose translation is MVKKARIKKFREKLDYSDFKSIRLYLASPERIRGWSYGEVKKPETINYRTFKPEWEGLFCERIFGPVKDYECSCGKYKWSKHKGIICDRCGVEVTESNVRRERMGHIELAVPVSHIWFLRKPPSRIGMLLNMKLGDLERVVYYAAYVVVDPGKVQGLFKKQLLSQEEYERYKTEYGERAFKAEIGASAIKTLLKEIDLVKMAEELRSKIKEEIAQTTRTRVVKQLRIIDGFIKSGNKPEWLVLDCIPVIPPELRPLVPLEGGRFASSDLNDLYRRIINRNNRLKHIENLKAPAVMIHSEKRLLQEAVDALFENGARGKTVNGPGNRPLKSLSDILKGKQGRFRQNLLGKRVDYSGRSVIVVGPHLKIHQCGLPKEMALELFKPFILNELISQGHVTTLKSAKKELEKRTPVVFDILEKVIRDHPVLLNRAPTLHRLGIQAFQPVLIEGKAIQLHPLVCAAFNADFDGDQMAVHVPLSAEACMEAKVLMSAANNILSPANGQSIVTPTQDIVLGCCYLTKEKKGVKGEGFIFASVDEVAVAHEEGEVDLHARIKVRGINKIRERDDWEKEDFINPDRWRDYTTVGRILFNQVLPEKLRFVNTVIDKKILADLIQRCFHQLGNYRTLALLDEVKALGFKYVTKSGITISLDDMKTPRIKEQLLESARSQVKKIESNYRQGLITEAERYNNIIDIWTSVTNKIADTMFMELKNQGLEVAKEGTPKFNSIYLMAESGARGSVQQIRQLAGMRGLMARPEKRITGKVGEIIESPIESNFREGLTVLEYFISTHGGRKGLADTALKTADAGYLTRRLVDVAHNVVINEEDCGTMNGVRVSELKEGDELIESLSERIAGRISIDRVAHPLTDEVIVETGEIITPEIAKKIQEADIERIRIRSVLTCETTRGICSKCYGIDLTTGKLAEVGLAVGVVAAQSIGEPGTQLTLRTFHIGGTATGLVKKSSIVAKEDGAIKYHTIRTIKNKQEQLIVVSRNGEISVKSSKRQSKEQYQLVPYGARLKVKENKKVKKGELLVEWDPYSMPIISEVPGKVRLEDIIDGVSLHEEINRNTGLKERVIIPYRSEKLRPRIEVVDKSRKKLGSYLLPVDTHIVVENGAEVSQGDVLCKIPQVDYKPRDITGGLPRISDLFEARNPKNSAVISEISGVVKLGTTKKGAFKVTVIPDIGEPKEYPIPPDCHLVVYEGDRVAEAAPLTDGPINPRDILRVKGDKEVQEYLVNEIQEVYRLQGVRINDKHIEAIVRQMLSNVRIEDSGDSSFLVGETVKKTRVIEENKKIKSKHKKPIQYRPVLLGITKAALSSESFISAASFQETTRVLTNAALSGESDNLQGLKENVIIGRLIPAGTGIVNYQKELET